From Veillonella dispar, one genomic window encodes:
- a CDS encoding Crp/Fnr family transcriptional regulator, which translates to MDKNLINQLLALPGEELHLKKGDFLFHEGDKAEHFYVVVKGRMSIKKFEASGHIFALRLVGPNNVIGEVPLYEENTKTYVFNAIAREDCSVYSIRYDLLETAIAKDHSLAIAMMKIYTLHMRRQQAKYRDLLLYGKKGAFYSTLLRLANSYGVERKDGIFIDIALTNQELAEFAATSRESLNRMLSELRKLGYVAYDKHHLVICDFDALIGLLDLEVNNIDPNISNIE; encoded by the coding sequence ATGGATAAAAATTTAATTAACCAATTGCTTGCTTTGCCGGGCGAGGAACTCCATCTTAAAAAAGGTGATTTTCTCTTCCATGAGGGGGACAAGGCAGAACACTTTTACGTAGTAGTAAAAGGTAGAATGAGCATTAAGAAGTTCGAAGCTAGTGGGCACATTTTTGCATTGCGTCTAGTAGGGCCGAATAATGTAATTGGTGAGGTTCCGTTGTATGAGGAGAACACAAAAACATATGTGTTCAACGCCATTGCTCGGGAGGATTGCTCTGTTTATTCCATTCGCTATGATTTGTTAGAAACGGCTATTGCAAAGGACCATTCATTGGCTATTGCAATGATGAAGATCTATACATTACATATGCGTCGTCAACAGGCAAAATACCGAGACTTGCTACTATATGGCAAGAAGGGAGCATTTTATTCTACCTTGTTGCGCTTAGCCAATAGTTATGGTGTAGAGCGCAAGGATGGTATCTTTATCGATATCGCCTTAACAAATCAAGAGTTAGCTGAATTTGCTGCCACATCAAGAGAAAGTTTAAATCGCATGCTAAGTGAGTTGCGTAAGTTGGGCTATGTAGCCTATGACAAACACCATCTAGTAATCTGTGATTTTGACGCTTTAATCGGATTGCTTGATTTAGAGGTTAATAATATAGACCCTAATATTAGTAATATCGAATAA
- a CDS encoding LysR family transcriptional regulator: MLLKQLEYFVCVVDNNSFTQAATEQYVSQSAISQQIKALETSLGVELMVREKRSFHLTPAGQYLYRSGKKLLERFHDIKVETTRIGTDARVSLRIGYLNRYSGMAMQQTVIRMAKRYKNLDIRMYSGSHEELYGMLDDRRVDVIFNDQWQILSDDFESHLIDKATTVIEVPQGYTKEGSVEIKTIDDLPLILVCRGKYTIGEEEHYRKAIGYAGAFAYARTLEEARYLVAGQQGLLLLDRFKYLTDSMPGIERKVLTNHGKSMERNYYFVSQRNQSNTYVEAFREMFNQVLSEF, translated from the coding sequence ATGTTATTAAAACAATTAGAGTATTTTGTGTGTGTAGTTGATAATAATAGTTTTACCCAAGCTGCGACAGAGCAATATGTGTCTCAATCTGCTATTTCACAACAAATTAAAGCCCTTGAAACGAGTCTTGGGGTGGAGCTGATGGTGAGAGAAAAGAGAAGCTTTCACCTAACACCAGCGGGACAATATCTATATCGCTCTGGTAAAAAATTACTAGAACGGTTTCACGATATTAAGGTAGAAACAACCCGCATCGGCACAGATGCACGTGTCAGTTTACGGATTGGTTATTTGAATCGTTATAGTGGAATGGCTATGCAGCAAACGGTCATTCGCATGGCGAAGCGCTATAAAAATCTAGATATCCGTATGTATAGTGGCAGCCATGAAGAACTGTATGGCATGTTAGATGATCGCCGTGTAGATGTGATTTTTAATGATCAGTGGCAGATTTTATCTGATGATTTTGAAAGTCATTTGATCGATAAGGCGACTACCGTGATTGAGGTGCCACAAGGGTATACAAAGGAAGGCAGCGTTGAAATTAAAACGATTGATGATTTACCCCTTATCCTAGTATGCCGTGGTAAGTATACGATAGGAGAGGAGGAGCACTATCGTAAGGCCATTGGCTATGCTGGAGCCTTTGCGTATGCTCGTACTTTAGAGGAAGCGCGCTATTTAGTGGCAGGCCAACAAGGCTTATTGTTATTAGATCGCTTTAAATACTTAACAGACTCCATGCCTGGCATTGAGCGCAAGGTATTGACTAATCATGGCAAATCCATGGAACGTAATTACTACTTTGTATCTCAACGAAATCAAAGTAATACTTATGTAGAAGCCTTTAGAGAAATGTTTAATCAAGTTTTGTCAGAGTTTTAA
- the narI gene encoding respiratory nitrate reductase subunit gamma encodes MNLFLWGALPYIAFTFLIVGTLVRFFYFERNWTTKSSEFLEKKQLRIANPLFHFGLLCVIGGHVVGVLIPKTWTAAIGINDHMYHEGALYMGAVAGIIFIVGFLLLMKRRFTVPAMKVNTSGLDKWLYLFLTLAIFSGMAGTLLNASGFFDYRVSIGPWFRSLLSFMPDPSLMEGVPFMFKFHMLAWMVVAIIFPFSRLVHCLSVPLNYLTRPFIVYRKRDEK; translated from the coding sequence ATGAATCTATTCCTTTGGGGCGCTTTGCCTTACATCGCTTTCACCTTCTTAATCGTAGGTACTTTGGTTCGTTTCTTCTACTTTGAAAGAAACTGGACTACAAAATCGAGTGAATTTTTAGAGAAAAAACAATTGCGCATTGCCAATCCATTGTTCCACTTTGGCTTGCTTTGCGTTATCGGTGGTCACGTAGTAGGTGTGTTAATCCCTAAAACTTGGACTGCTGCAATCGGTATTAATGACCATATGTACCATGAAGGTGCGTTATACATGGGTGCTGTAGCTGGTATTATCTTTATCGTAGGCTTCTTGCTTTTGATGAAACGTCGCTTTACTGTGCCTGCTATGAAAGTTAACACATCTGGTCTTGATAAATGGTTATATTTGTTCTTAACATTAGCCATTTTCAGTGGTATGGCTGGTACATTGCTTAATGCATCTGGTTTCTTTGATTACCGCGTGTCCATTGGCCCTTGGTTCCGTAGCTTGCTATCCTTTATGCCTGATCCATCCTTGATGGAAGGCGTACCATTCATGTTTAAATTCCACATGTTGGCTTGGATGGTAGTGGCTATTATCTTCCCATTCAGCCGCTTGGTACACTGCTTGAGTGTTCCACTCAACTACTTAACACGTCCGTTCATCGTATATCGTAAACGAGACGAAAAATAA
- the narH gene encoding nitrate reductase subunit beta, which produces MKIKAQVSMVLNLDKCLGCHTCSITCKNTWTNREGAEYMYFNNVETRPGVGYPRNWEDQEKWKGGWTLDNSGKLALSTGSKTNRLMKLFFHPEQPELKDYFEPWTYDYETLIHGGRKNNQPVARPRSLVTKQKMEVTWGPNWDDDLAGGQHARSDVNLTKMGQDIVFDYEEVFMRYLPRLCNHCLNPACVAACPSGAIYKRDEDGVVLVSQDVCRGWRHCVPSCPYKKIFYNWETNKAEKCVFCYPRLENGLPQICAETCVGRMRYVGVVFYDMDKVEEMAATKNEQDIYENTVELILDPHDPEVIKAAREEGISEAWIKAAQKSPVYKLVKEWGVALPLHPEYRTLPMVWYVPPLSPILQRVTSDVYLPDAHEMRVPVQYLANLFTAGNTEILARTLQRVLDMREYMRRRETGDGPIDHNVDLTEDQMYGMYKLLALSKYNDRFVIPSDVKVSREGRLEMQQNRGFACPTGGCQ; this is translated from the coding sequence TTGAAGATTAAAGCTCAAGTATCCATGGTCCTAAATTTGGATAAGTGTTTAGGCTGTCATACATGCTCTATCACTTGTAAAAATACATGGACGAACCGCGAAGGCGCGGAATATATGTACTTTAATAACGTGGAAACTCGCCCAGGTGTAGGCTATCCACGTAATTGGGAAGACCAAGAAAAATGGAAGGGTGGCTGGACGCTAGATAACTCCGGTAAATTAGCTCTTTCTACAGGTTCTAAAACAAATCGTTTGATGAAATTATTCTTCCATCCTGAACAACCAGAGTTGAAGGATTATTTCGAACCTTGGACTTACGACTATGAAACATTGATTCATGGCGGTCGTAAAAATAACCAACCAGTTGCTCGTCCTCGTTCTCTTGTAACGAAACAAAAAATGGAAGTTACTTGGGGCCCTAACTGGGATGACGATTTGGCTGGTGGTCAACATGCTCGCTCTGATGTGAACTTAACTAAGATGGGTCAAGATATCGTATTTGATTATGAAGAAGTATTCATGCGCTACTTGCCACGTCTTTGTAACCACTGTTTGAACCCTGCATGCGTAGCTGCATGTCCATCTGGTGCAATTTATAAACGCGATGAAGATGGTGTAGTTCTTGTATCTCAAGATGTATGCCGCGGTTGGAGACATTGTGTTCCATCTTGCCCATACAAAAAAATCTTCTATAACTGGGAAACTAATAAAGCTGAAAAATGCGTATTCTGTTACCCACGTTTGGAAAATGGTTTGCCTCAAATCTGCGCTGAAACATGCGTAGGTCGTATGCGCTATGTTGGTGTCGTATTCTACGACATGGACAAAGTGGAAGAAATGGCAGCTACGAAAAATGAACAAGACATTTACGAAAATACAGTTGAGTTAATCTTAGACCCTCATGATCCTGAGGTTATTAAAGCGGCTCGTGAGGAAGGTATCTCCGAAGCTTGGATTAAAGCAGCTCAAAAATCTCCTGTGTACAAACTTGTAAAAGAGTGGGGTGTGGCTTTGCCATTGCATCCTGAGTATCGTACGTTACCAATGGTATGGTATGTACCACCACTCAGCCCAATCTTGCAACGTGTAACATCTGATGTATACTTGCCAGATGCACACGAAATGCGCGTACCTGTACAATACCTTGCTAACTTGTTTACCGCAGGTAATACAGAAATCTTAGCTCGTACATTGCAACGTGTTCTCGACATGCGTGAATACATGCGCCGTCGTGAAACAGGTGACGGTCCTATCGATCACAATGTGGATTTAACAGAAGACCAAATGTACGGTATGTACAAATTGTTGGCATTGTCTAAATACAACGATCGCTTTGTTATTCCATCTGATGTTAAAGTATCTCGCGAAGGTCGCCTAGAAATGCAACAAAATCGCGGCTTTGCTTGCCCGACAGGGGGATGTCAATAA
- the narJ gene encoding nitrate reductase molybdenum cofactor assembly chaperone produces MKDAQKIALIASFLLRYPDEQWYNELPEWREDAQSVGHPQLRQGLLEFFDYVEDANKKEFEDQYVRTFDFSQNTTMYLSTYELQGTGEQAEELVKFKAFFLENDYDLPKEMPDYIPALLELCAVIDEEKAKEIYDYCKPKLEYIRERFIEAKLPYAFLFDIILSVANGLEDGAR; encoded by the coding sequence ATGAAGGATGCTCAGAAAATCGCTCTTATTGCGTCATTTCTTCTACGCTATCCTGATGAACAATGGTATAACGAACTACCTGAATGGAGAGAGGACGCCCAATCCGTTGGGCATCCTCAGCTTCGCCAAGGTTTATTAGAATTCTTCGACTATGTAGAGGATGCTAATAAAAAAGAATTCGAAGACCAGTATGTTCGTACCTTTGATTTTAGTCAAAATACAACGATGTACTTATCGACTTATGAATTGCAAGGTACAGGGGAACAAGCAGAAGAACTCGTTAAATTTAAAGCGTTCTTCCTTGAAAACGACTATGATTTGCCAAAAGAAATGCCAGACTATATTCCAGCACTTCTTGAATTATGTGCCGTTATCGATGAAGAAAAAGCAAAAGAAATTTACGACTATTGTAAGCCAAAATTGGAATACATTAGAGAACGCTTCATTGAGGCTAAATTGCCTTATGCATTCTTGTTTGATATTATCTTGTCTGTTGCAAATGGATTGGAGGACGGTGCACGATGA
- a CDS encoding nitrate reductase subunit alpha, with amino-acid sequence MSLLSQKFKFLRKKNVSPSGHQITEDGGREWENFYRDRWSYDKVVRTTHGVNCTGSCSWNIYVKNGVVAWENQATDYPETPDDMPDYEPRGCPRGATFSWYLYSPLRVKYPYVRGELAELWREAKKNAKNPIEAWKSIVEDPEKAKKYKSARGMGGFVRSTWDEATEITAASLLYTAKTYGPDRNAGFSVIPAMSMLSYAAGARFLNLMGGTPLSFYDWYADLPPSSPQVWGEQTDTPESGDWYNAGYIMTWGSNVPLTRTPDAHFLTEVRYKGTKVVSVSPDYAESTTSSDAWLNVKAGTDAALAMAMGHVILKEYYIDKETPYFKEYAKEFTDMPFLVRVEDINGTVQPGRFLNAKDLGRQEDGSDFQMVLIDDTTNEIVVPNGTMGDRHTNPEKWNLRLENRDTGAKIDPRLSVFDQREGVTVVKLPYFGDEEHEGVIERAIPTITVQTVDGPVKVTTVYDLILANYGIDRGIGGEVATSYTDDTPYTPTWQEKITGVKADIAIATAREFADNAEKTKGRSMIIMGGGINHWYHADIIYRTILNLIMFCGTEGVNGGGWAHYVGQEKLRPIEGWGGIMTANDWSKAPRLQNSTSWFYFATEQYRSDCIDLADRVSKLAKPRYRHPGDYNVLAARLGWLPSYPTFNKGSQELINDARAAGAGTEAEINQYVAQALKNKELQFCVEDPAAKENHPRNLFVWRANLIGSSSKGHEYFLKHLLGTKNAVLEDDDAATRPEEIKWREADGAGKLDLLIDIDFRMASTGLYSDIVFPAATWYEKEDLSSTDMHPYVHVFQAAVDCAWETKSDWDTFRTLAETVSRVAKESGFTEYEDIVALPLGHDSPGEVAQPEGKVLDWSKGECEPIPGKTMPNLVHVKRDYSQIFEKYIALGPNIENKMGAHGLAWDVSDEYQTLYAQNGTIDNPEFISHGRPSIYECKEACNAVLTLSSCTNGKLAVRSWKAMEEKTGLSDLEKNAKGREQEKITFDDMVRQPRFIISSVTSTGKNDKNRRYSPFTTSTEDKVPFRTVTGRQSFYCDHEMMRDYGEAMALYKPVLSYKPVQGDYKQEGIPEITLKYLTPHNKWATHSMYFDSQQMLTLFRGGQTIWLNEDDAAEIGVKDNDWVEAFNKNGVVAARAVVSPRIPRGISYMHHAQDRHINVPGTQVKKDRRGGTHNAPTHIYMKPTHMIGGYGQLSYGFNYYGPTGNQRDMTIVARKLKEVDWLED; translated from the coding sequence ATGAGCTTGTTGTCTCAAAAGTTTAAGTTTCTTCGCAAGAAGAACGTATCTCCAAGCGGCCATCAAATAACAGAAGATGGCGGTCGCGAGTGGGAAAATTTTTATCGTGACCGTTGGTCTTACGATAAAGTTGTCCGCACAACGCATGGCGTAAACTGTACAGGTTCTTGTAGCTGGAACATTTACGTTAAAAATGGTGTTGTTGCATGGGAAAATCAGGCTACTGACTACCCTGAAACACCAGATGATATGCCGGATTACGAACCACGTGGGTGCCCTCGTGGTGCAACATTCTCTTGGTATCTCTATAGCCCATTGCGCGTAAAATATCCATATGTGCGCGGTGAATTGGCTGAGCTTTGGAGAGAAGCGAAAAAGAATGCTAAGAACCCAATCGAAGCTTGGAAATCTATCGTAGAAGATCCAGAAAAAGCGAAAAAATACAAATCTGCCCGTGGTATGGGTGGCTTTGTGCGCTCCACATGGGATGAAGCAACAGAAATTACCGCAGCATCCTTACTATATACAGCAAAAACATACGGCCCTGACCGCAACGCAGGCTTCTCTGTAATCCCAGCGATGTCCATGTTGTCCTATGCAGCAGGTGCTCGTTTCCTTAACTTAATGGGTGGTACACCATTGTCCTTCTATGACTGGTATGCCGATTTACCACCTTCTAGCCCTCAAGTTTGGGGTGAACAAACTGATACTCCTGAATCTGGTGACTGGTACAATGCTGGTTATATCATGACTTGGGGTTCCAACGTACCATTGACTCGTACGCCAGATGCTCACTTCTTAACAGAGGTTCGTTACAAAGGTACTAAAGTTGTATCCGTATCCCCTGACTATGCGGAATCCACAACTTCTTCCGATGCTTGGCTTAATGTAAAAGCCGGCACTGATGCGGCTCTTGCTATGGCAATGGGTCACGTTATCTTAAAAGAATATTATATCGATAAAGAAACTCCATACTTCAAAGAGTATGCTAAAGAGTTTACCGATATGCCATTCCTTGTACGCGTTGAAGATATCAATGGTACTGTACAACCAGGCCGTTTCTTGAATGCTAAGGATTTAGGTCGCCAAGAAGATGGCTCTGACTTCCAAATGGTATTGATCGATGATACAACTAATGAAATCGTTGTTCCTAATGGTACAATGGGCGATCGTCACACCAACCCTGAAAAATGGAACTTACGCCTTGAAAACCGAGATACAGGGGCTAAAATCGACCCTCGCTTATCCGTGTTTGATCAACGGGAAGGTGTGACTGTTGTTAAGTTGCCATACTTTGGCGATGAAGAGCACGAAGGCGTAATTGAACGTGCTATTCCTACAATTACAGTACAAACTGTAGATGGTCCTGTAAAAGTAACTACTGTATATGACCTTATTCTTGCTAACTATGGTATCGACCGTGGTATCGGTGGTGAAGTGGCAACATCTTATACAGATGACACTCCTTACACACCTACATGGCAAGAAAAAATTACTGGCGTAAAAGCAGATATTGCCATTGCCACAGCTCGTGAATTTGCAGACAATGCAGAAAAAACTAAAGGCCGCTCCATGATTATCATGGGTGGCGGTATCAACCACTGGTACCATGCGGATATTATTTACCGTACAATATTAAACCTTATCATGTTCTGTGGTACAGAAGGTGTTAACGGTGGTGGCTGGGCTCACTACGTAGGTCAAGAAAAACTTCGTCCTATTGAAGGTTGGGGCGGTATCATGACTGCTAACGACTGGAGTAAAGCTCCTCGTTTGCAAAATAGTACATCTTGGTTCTATTTTGCTACAGAACAATATCGTTCTGATTGCATCGACTTGGCAGACCGCGTATCTAAATTAGCTAAGCCTCGTTATCGTCACCCTGGTGATTATAACGTATTAGCGGCTCGTTTAGGTTGGTTACCATCGTATCCTACATTCAATAAAGGCAGCCAAGAATTGATTAACGATGCTCGTGCAGCTGGTGCTGGTACAGAAGCAGAAATTAACCAATATGTGGCGCAAGCTTTGAAAAATAAAGAATTACAATTCTGTGTAGAAGATCCAGCAGCTAAAGAAAATCACCCACGCAACTTGTTTGTATGGCGTGCAAACCTTATCGGTTCTTCTTCTAAGGGCCACGAATACTTCTTGAAGCATTTATTAGGCACTAAAAATGCAGTATTAGAAGATGATGACGCAGCTACACGTCCAGAAGAAATCAAATGGCGTGAAGCTGATGGGGCAGGTAAACTCGACCTTCTCATCGACATCGATTTCCGCATGGCATCTACAGGCTTGTACTCTGATATCGTATTCCCTGCAGCTACATGGTATGAAAAAGAAGACTTGTCTTCTACTGATATGCATCCATATGTACATGTATTCCAAGCAGCTGTTGATTGCGCATGGGAAACTAAATCTGACTGGGATACATTCCGTACCCTTGCAGAAACAGTTTCTCGCGTAGCAAAAGAGTCTGGCTTCACAGAATACGAAGATATCGTAGCATTGCCTCTTGGTCATGATAGCCCAGGTGAAGTGGCTCAACCCGAAGGCAAGGTTCTCGACTGGAGCAAAGGCGAATGTGAACCAATTCCTGGTAAAACAATGCCTAACCTTGTTCATGTAAAACGCGACTATAGCCAAATCTTTGAAAAATACATTGCTTTGGGACCTAACATCGAAAACAAAATGGGTGCCCATGGCTTGGCTTGGGATGTATCTGATGAATATCAAACATTGTATGCACAAAATGGTACAATCGATAATCCAGAATTTATTTCTCATGGCCGTCCAAGCATTTACGAATGTAAAGAAGCTTGTAATGCTGTATTAACATTGTCTTCTTGTACAAATGGTAAATTGGCTGTTCGCTCTTGGAAAGCAATGGAAGAAAAAACAGGTCTTTCTGATCTTGAAAAGAACGCAAAAGGTCGTGAACAAGAAAAGATTACCTTCGATGACATGGTTCGCCAACCGCGCTTTATCATTAGCTCTGTAACAAGTACTGGTAAGAACGATAAAAACCGTCGTTACTCTCCATTTACAACATCTACAGAGGACAAAGTACCATTCCGTACCGTAACAGGTCGTCAATCCTTCTATTGCGATCATGAAATGATGCGTGATTATGGTGAAGCCATGGCGTTGTATAAACCTGTATTGTCCTACAAACCAGTACAAGGTGACTACAAACAAGAAGGCATTCCAGAAATTACATTGAAATACTTAACTCCACATAATAAGTGGGCTACACATAGTATGTACTTCGATAGCCAACAAATGTTGACATTGTTCCGTGGTGGTCAAACTATTTGGCTCAACGAAGATGATGCAGCAGAAATCGGTGTTAAAGATAATGACTGGGTAGAAGCTTTCAATAAAAATGGTGTTGTGGCAGCTCGTGCAGTTGTATCTCCACGTATTCCTCGTGGCATTTCCTATATGCATCACGCTCAAGATCGTCACATCAACGTTCCTGGTACGCAAGTTAAGAAAGACCGTCGCGGTGGTACACACAATGCACCAACTCATATTTACATGAAACCGACACATATGATTGGCGGTTATGGTCAATTGAGCTATGGCTTTAACTACTATGGCCCAACTGGTAACCAACGTGATATGACAATTGTGGCTCGTAAGTTGAAGGAGGTGGATTGGCTTGAAGATTAA
- a CDS encoding putative porin, translating into MIKRKMTSAFAVAAMMGVATAFAVNPFSDVPSDSWAYQAVDQLATAGIINGYPDGTFKGQNNITRYEMAQMIAKGMANQDRANAEQQAMLNRLADEFSNELNTLGVRVAKLEDRVGNVKVTGDARINYIGREGIDGYDYEDKLTARVRLGLDAKVNKNTSVKARITTGSIELGDSSKDAQANWDLAYVEHKFGKNVVVDAGRYTQKFGGGLIYSSNFDGVGATAKLGKKVTLNGAYGYMTAGRFAKVSKENNGDVGIVNANVAVNDRFSFGGMLAHVGTANVRMGNGKKNNDFDNVYGFNAKYNVGKLAVHGEWVKASGLSDSDVWNVGAKWGNYKIDKKNSWVVGLDYYDQSKNAPIFKTQKYESNDLQKTTRFEGYKAWELGASYAPEKNIGINAYYGFNAKTQDGNRVNDYYRADLNFKF; encoded by the coding sequence ATGATTAAACGTAAAATGACTAGTGCTTTTGCAGTAGCAGCCATGATGGGTGTGGCTACAGCCTTTGCTGTTAACCCATTTTCTGATGTTCCATCCGATAGCTGGGCATACCAAGCCGTAGATCAATTGGCTACAGCTGGTATCATCAATGGTTATCCTGATGGTACTTTCAAAGGCCAAAACAACATTACCCGTTACGAAATGGCTCAAATGATTGCCAAAGGCATGGCTAATCAAGATCGTGCCAATGCAGAACAACAAGCTATGTTGAATCGCTTAGCAGATGAGTTTTCCAATGAATTGAATACATTGGGGGTGCGTGTAGCTAAATTAGAAGACCGCGTAGGTAATGTTAAAGTTACTGGTGATGCTCGTATTAACTACATCGGTAGAGAGGGGATCGATGGTTATGATTACGAAGATAAACTTACAGCCCGTGTACGTTTAGGCCTTGATGCAAAGGTTAATAAAAATACATCTGTAAAAGCTCGTATTACAACAGGCTCTATTGAACTAGGTGATAGTTCTAAAGATGCTCAAGCTAATTGGGATTTAGCATATGTAGAGCATAAATTCGGTAAAAATGTTGTAGTTGATGCTGGTCGTTATACCCAAAAATTTGGTGGTGGCTTGATTTATAGCTCTAACTTTGATGGTGTAGGTGCTACAGCTAAACTTGGTAAAAAAGTTACATTAAACGGTGCTTACGGTTACATGACAGCAGGTCGTTTTGCAAAGGTTTCTAAAGAAAATAACGGTGACGTAGGTATCGTGAATGCTAATGTAGCAGTCAACGATCGCTTTAGCTTTGGTGGCATGCTTGCTCATGTAGGTACAGCGAATGTGCGCATGGGTAATGGTAAGAAAAATAACGATTTCGATAATGTATATGGCTTCAATGCAAAATACAATGTAGGTAAACTAGCTGTTCACGGTGAATGGGTAAAAGCATCTGGTTTGAGTGATTCTGACGTTTGGAACGTTGGTGCTAAATGGGGCAACTATAAAATCGATAAGAAAAACTCTTGGGTTGTAGGCTTAGACTACTATGATCAATCTAAAAATGCGCCAATCTTTAAAACACAAAAATATGAATCCAATGACCTACAAAAAACTACGCGTTTTGAAGGTTACAAAGCTTGGGAGTTAGGCGCATCTTATGCACCGGAGAAAAATATCGGTATTAATGCATACTATGGTTTTAATGCTAAAACACAAGACGGCAACCGCGTAAACGATTACTACCGTGCTGACCTTAACTTCAAATTCTAA
- a CDS encoding MFS transporter, whose translation MDSSWKRIIYLICIIQIGGGITIIGVLSFLPLFLIELGLHNPGEAAMWAGIVSGVTPCMVALSAPYWSRKANQLGPRKVMMFILFTLMVTVGACAFTQTPSQLLVLRILQGVVGGYVPIGLAIIVLITPEEKVPWAMGLYQASMVMGLVFGPLMGGLAADLLGYRAPFFVFSGLTGICLLGIYFLMPNLQFKHKVDAQESQISLIKSFLMIPRVRLLVAMQFLCNFGITGIGPILPLYIKHYMSVNDEFVATIVGIIIFGAGLFSALASISISKVTQRLTMPRIIFTATWAVGSLFILQYLMPSIWGLGIFRAIAGFFMGFIAPIANTLISKAVPIERRGIVFGAVSSVAMMGNVLGPVISGVIARAFGYGAVFWSTAAIFFVASWFVYRNLVVSRESSSS comes from the coding sequence ATGGATTCTTCTTGGAAACGAATTATCTATCTGATTTGTATTATACAGATCGGTGGGGGAATAACGATTATAGGGGTACTATCATTCCTTCCGTTATTTCTTATAGAGCTAGGTTTACATAATCCAGGTGAAGCTGCTATGTGGGCCGGTATCGTATCAGGTGTAACGCCTTGTATGGTAGCGCTCAGTGCACCGTATTGGTCGCGCAAGGCAAACCAACTTGGACCACGTAAGGTAATGATGTTTATCTTATTTACCTTAATGGTTACAGTAGGGGCCTGTGCTTTCACACAAACCCCGTCTCAGCTATTGGTTCTAAGAATTTTGCAAGGTGTAGTAGGTGGCTATGTACCGATAGGTTTAGCTATTATTGTTCTCATAACTCCTGAGGAAAAAGTACCATGGGCGATGGGGCTATATCAAGCCTCCATGGTGATGGGCCTCGTATTCGGACCTCTTATGGGGGGCTTAGCAGCCGATCTGTTAGGTTATAGAGCACCATTCTTTGTATTTTCTGGATTGACTGGAATTTGCTTATTAGGTATTTATTTCTTAATGCCTAATTTGCAGTTTAAGCACAAGGTAGATGCTCAAGAATCACAAATTTCTTTGATTAAATCCTTTTTAATGATACCCAGAGTTCGCCTATTAGTAGCGATGCAGTTTTTATGTAATTTTGGTATTACTGGCATTGGTCCAATCTTACCGCTCTATATCAAACATTATATGTCTGTGAATGATGAATTTGTTGCTACTATTGTGGGGATTATTATCTTTGGCGCTGGTTTATTTAGTGCATTGGCATCTATTTCAATCAGTAAGGTTACACAACGATTGACGATGCCACGTATTATCTTTACCGCTACATGGGCTGTGGGGTCCCTATTTATCTTGCAATACTTGATGCCTAGCATATGGGGCCTTGGTATATTCCGTGCTATTGCAGGATTCTTTATGGGCTTTATTGCACCAATCGCAAATACCCTAATATCTAAAGCTGTTCCTATTGAGCGGCGCGGTATTGTCTTTGGTGCTGTATCTAGTGTAGCTATGATGGGCAATGTATTAGGGCCTGTTATTAGTGGTGTTATTGCGCGTGCCTTTGGGTATGGTGCTGTGTTCTGGTCTACAGCAGCTATATTCTTTGTAGCATCTTGGTTTGTATACCGTAACTTAGTTGTATCTCGTGAAAGTAGTTCATCATAG